Proteins co-encoded in one Capsicum annuum cultivar UCD-10X-F1 chromosome 9, UCD10Xv1.1, whole genome shotgun sequence genomic window:
- the LOC107842277 gene encoding uncharacterized protein LOC107842277: protein MSSLTTRQHFPTTHNSQVQIFPFKSIPLSTLFITNKNNSSSTTRFFNLCEFSSYKNLSVVVKAASGDGSISPKDQDYEDGVSLGTMKLPLDVDLARFETLLFQWANSLCQGAMLPLPVPLKVDKIPRGARLCFMTVDDAQTEVIAYIDCMVFPATETSPPIFRAIRNGPLRDKAPPGEPRIMRSLLGALQKSVEIARV from the exons ATGTCTTCCTTAACAACCAGACAACATTTTCCCACAACACATAATTCCCAAGTGCAAATTTTTCCTTTCAAGTCTATTCCTCTTTCAACCTTGTTCATCACCAACAAGAACAATAGTAGTAGTACTACAAGATTCTTTAACCTCTGTGAGTTTTCAAGTTACAAGAATTTGTCTGTTGTGGTGAAAGCAGCTAGTGGGGATGGAAGCATTTCACCTAAAGATCAAGATTATGAAGATGGGGTTTCTTTGGGAACTATGAAGTTGCCACTAGATGTTGATCTTGCAAGATTTGAAACTCTACTTTTTCAG TGGGCTAACAGCCTTTGTCAAGGAGCGATGCTGCCACTTCCGGTGCCTCTAAAG GTTGATAAAATTCCTCGCGGAGCCAGACTTTGCTTTATGACAGTTGACGATGCTCAAACTGAAGTGATTGCATATATAGATTGTATGGTTTTCCCTGCTACCGAGACCTCACCTCCAATATTTCGAGCCATAAGAAATGGACCCTTGAGAGATAAGGCGCCTCCCGGGGAGCCAAGAATCATGAGAAGCCTTTTAGGTGCCCTTCAGAAGTCTGTTGAGATAGCTAGAGTTTGA
- the LOC107843266 gene encoding protein ORANGE-LIKE, chloroplastic isoform X3 — MSYSSFHIINIILQKETHHLLLVLFGSYFLFFNFFVKSVKMGSIFFCFHPLIHTSKLDSSKTLVFFDSSLSSTPKKLSFFNCKSRTQLVGSSSSKDGPELSGDNNNNSSNFCIIEGPETVQDFGQMQFQEIQDNIRSRRNKIFLLMEEVRRLRIQQRLKNLNTRAETGVDENEMPDIPSTIPFLPNMTPKTLKQLYLTSFSFIAGIMVFGGLLAPILELKLGLGGTSYEDFIRNLHLPMQLSQVDPIVASFSGGAVGVISALMLIEANNVVQQEKKMCKYCHGSGNVPYMSVHWDGDGK; from the exons ATGAGTTACTCTAGTTTCCACATTATCAATATAATACTCCAAAAAGAAAcccatcatcttcttcttgttctttttggttcatacttcctattctttaatttctttgtCAAAAGTGTAAAGATGGGTTCTATCTTTTTTTGCTTTCATCCATTAATACATACTTCTAAGCTTGATTCCTCAAAGACCCTTGTTTTCTTTGACTCCTCTTTGAGCTCAACACCAAAAAAACTATCTTTTTTCAACTGCAAATCAAGAACTCAGCTTGTTGGTTCATCTTCATCTAAGGATGGTCCTGAATTGTCtggagataataataataattcaag TAACTTCTGCATCATTGAAGGACCTGAAACCGTACAAGATTTTGGTCAGATGCAGTTTCAAGAAATCCAGGATAACATTAGGAGCAGGCGCAACAAAATCTTCCTCCTCATGGAAGAG GTGCGTAGGCTAAGAATACAACAAAGGTTAAAGAACTTGAACACTAGAGCTGAGACTGGTGTAGATGAAAATGAGATGCCAGATATCCCATCAACAATACCGTTTCTCCCTAACATG ACTCCAAAGACACTAAAGCAGCTTTATCTAACAAGCTTTTCATTTATAGCTGGGATTATGGTCTTCGGTGGACTACTTGCCCCGATA CTTGAGCTGAAATTAGGTTTAGGAGGAACCTCATACGAAGATTTCATACGGAACCTGCATTTGCCTATGCAATTGAG CCAGGTCGACCCCATAGTGGCGTCCTTTTCAGGCGGGGCAGTGGGAGTCATCTCAGCCCTCATGCTAATAGAAGCTAACAATGTAGTCCAACAAGAGAAGAAAATGTGCAAATACTGCCATGGAAGTG GTAATGTGCCCTACATGTCTGTGCACTGGGATGGTGATGGCAAGTGA
- the LOC107843266 gene encoding protein ORANGE-LIKE, chloroplastic isoform X2: protein MSYSSFHIINIILQKETHHLLLVLFGSYFLFFNFFVKSVKMGSIFFCFHPLIHTSKLDSSKTLVFFDSSLSSTPKKLSFFNCKSRTQLVGSSSSKDGPELSGDNNNNSSNFCIIEGPETVQDFGQMQFQEIQDNIRSRRNKIFLLMEEVRRLRIQQRLKNLNTRAETGVDENEMPDIPSTIPFLPNMTPKTLKQLYLTSFSFIAGIMVFGGLLAPILELKLGLGGTSYEDFIRNLHLPMQLSQVDPIVASFSGGAVGVISALMLIEANNVVQQEKKMCKYCHGSGYLACARCSASGKCLYTEPISVNGSYQPLRVPSLKRCANCSGTGKVMCPTCLCTGMVMASEHDLRIDPFD, encoded by the exons ATGAGTTACTCTAGTTTCCACATTATCAATATAATACTCCAAAAAGAAAcccatcatcttcttcttgttctttttggttcatacttcctattctttaatttctttgtCAAAAGTGTAAAGATGGGTTCTATCTTTTTTTGCTTTCATCCATTAATACATACTTCTAAGCTTGATTCCTCAAAGACCCTTGTTTTCTTTGACTCCTCTTTGAGCTCAACACCAAAAAAACTATCTTTTTTCAACTGCAAATCAAGAACTCAGCTTGTTGGTTCATCTTCATCTAAGGATGGTCCTGAATTGTCtggagataataataataattcaag TAACTTCTGCATCATTGAAGGACCTGAAACCGTACAAGATTTTGGTCAGATGCAGTTTCAAGAAATCCAGGATAACATTAGGAGCAGGCGCAACAAAATCTTCCTCCTCATGGAAGAG GTGCGTAGGCTAAGAATACAACAAAGGTTAAAGAACTTGAACACTAGAGCTGAGACTGGTGTAGATGAAAATGAGATGCCAGATATCCCATCAACAATACCGTTTCTCCCTAACATG ACTCCAAAGACACTAAAGCAGCTTTATCTAACAAGCTTTTCATTTATAGCTGGGATTATGGTCTTCGGTGGACTACTTGCCCCGATA CTTGAGCTGAAATTAGGTTTAGGAGGAACCTCATACGAAGATTTCATACGGAACCTGCATTTGCCTATGCAATTGAG CCAGGTCGACCCCATAGTGGCGTCCTTTTCAGGCGGGGCAGTGGGAGTCATCTCAGCCCTCATGCTAATAGAAGCTAACAATGTAGTCCAACAAGAGAAGAAAATGTGCAAATACTGCCATGGAAGTG GGTACTTGGCATGTGCACGCTGCTCAGCAAGCGGTAAATGCCTTTACACTGAACCAATTTCGGTGAATGGTTCTTATCAACCATTGCGCGTACCATCTCTTAAAAGATGTGCAAATTGCTCCGGAACTGGAAAG GTAATGTGCCCTACATGTCTGTGCACTGGGATGGTGATGGCAAGTGAACATGACCTTCGTATAGATCCATTTGATTAG
- the LOC107843266 gene encoding protein ORANGE-LIKE, chloroplastic isoform X1 produces the protein MGSIFFCFHPLIHTSKLDSSKTLVFFDSSLSSTPKKLSFFNCKSRTQLVCSSSSKDGPELSGDNNNPSNFCIIEGPETVQDFGQMQFQEIQDNIRSRRNKIFLLMEEVRRLRIQQRLKNLNTRAETGVDENEMPDIPSTIPFLPNMTPKTLKQLYLTSFSFIAGIMVFGGLLAPILELKLGLGGTSYEDFIRNLHLPMQLSQVDPIVASFSGGAVGVISALMLIEANNVVQQEKKMCKYCHGSGYLACARCSASGKCLYTEPISVNGSYQPLRVPSLKRCANCSGTGKVMCPTCLCTGMVMASEHDLRIDPFD, from the exons ATGGGTTCTATCTTTTTTTGCTTTCATCCATTAATACATACTTCTAAGCTTGATTCCTCAAAGACCCTTGTTTTCTTTGACTCCTCTTTGAGCTCAACACCAAAAAAACTATCTTTTTTCAACTGCAA ATCAAGAACTCAGCTTGTTTGTTCTTCTTCATCTAAGGATGGTCCTGAATTGTCTGGAGATAATAATAATCCAAG TAACTTCTGCATCATTGAAGGACCTGAAACCGTACAAGATTTTGGTCAGATGCAGTTTCAAGAAATCCAGGATAACATTAGGAGCAGGCGCAACAAAATCTTCCTCCTCATGGAAGAG GTGCGTAGGCTAAGAATACAACAAAGGTTAAAGAACTTGAACACTAGAGCTGAGACTGGTGTAGATGAAAATGAGATGCCAGATATCCCATCAACAATACCGTTTCTCCCTAACATG ACTCCAAAGACACTAAAGCAGCTTTATCTAACAAGCTTTTCATTTATAGCTGGGATTATGGTCTTCGGTGGACTACTTGCCCCGATA CTTGAGCTGAAATTAGGTTTAGGAGGAACCTCATACGAAGATTTCATACGGAACCTGCATTTGCCTATGCAATTGAG CCAGGTCGACCCCATAGTGGCGTCCTTTTCAGGCGGGGCAGTGGGAGTCATCTCAGCCCTCATGCTAATAGAAGCTAACAATGTAGTCCAACAAGAGAAGAAAATGTGCAAATACTGCCATGGAAGTG GGTACTTGGCATGTGCACGCTGCTCAGCAAGCGGTAAATGCCTTTACACTGAACCAATTTCGGTGAATGGTTCTTATCAACCATTGCGCGTACCATCTCTTAAAAGATGTGCAAATTGCTCCGGAACTGGAAAG GTAATGTGCCCTACATGTCTGTGCACTGGGATGGTGATGGCAAGTGAACATGACCTTCGTATAGATCCATTTGATTAG
- the LOC107843266 gene encoding protein ORANGE-LIKE, chloroplastic isoform X4, which translates to MGSIFFCFHPLIHTSKLDSSKTLVFFDSSLSSTPKKLSFFNCKSRTQLVCSSSSKDGPELSGDNNNPSNFCIIEGPETVQDFGQMQFQEIQDNIRSRRNKIFLLMEEVRRLRIQQRLKNLNTRAETGVDENEMPDIPSTIPFLPNMTPKTLKQLYLTSFSFIAGIMVFGGLLAPILELKLGLGGTSYEDFIRNLHLPMQLSQVDPIVASFSGGAVGVISALMLIEANNVVQQEKKMCKYCHGSGNVPYMSVHWDGDGK; encoded by the exons ATGGGTTCTATCTTTTTTTGCTTTCATCCATTAATACATACTTCTAAGCTTGATTCCTCAAAGACCCTTGTTTTCTTTGACTCCTCTTTGAGCTCAACACCAAAAAAACTATCTTTTTTCAACTGCAA ATCAAGAACTCAGCTTGTTTGTTCTTCTTCATCTAAGGATGGTCCTGAATTGTCTGGAGATAATAATAATCCAAG TAACTTCTGCATCATTGAAGGACCTGAAACCGTACAAGATTTTGGTCAGATGCAGTTTCAAGAAATCCAGGATAACATTAGGAGCAGGCGCAACAAAATCTTCCTCCTCATGGAAGAG GTGCGTAGGCTAAGAATACAACAAAGGTTAAAGAACTTGAACACTAGAGCTGAGACTGGTGTAGATGAAAATGAGATGCCAGATATCCCATCAACAATACCGTTTCTCCCTAACATG ACTCCAAAGACACTAAAGCAGCTTTATCTAACAAGCTTTTCATTTATAGCTGGGATTATGGTCTTCGGTGGACTACTTGCCCCGATA CTTGAGCTGAAATTAGGTTTAGGAGGAACCTCATACGAAGATTTCATACGGAACCTGCATTTGCCTATGCAATTGAG CCAGGTCGACCCCATAGTGGCGTCCTTTTCAGGCGGGGCAGTGGGAGTCATCTCAGCCCTCATGCTAATAGAAGCTAACAATGTAGTCCAACAAGAGAAGAAAATGTGCAAATACTGCCATGGAAGTG GTAATGTGCCCTACATGTCTGTGCACTGGGATGGTGATGGCAAGTGA